One window from the genome of Helicobacter pylori encodes:
- the recR gene encoding recombination mediator RecR — protein MNTYKNSLNHFLNLVDCLEKIPNVGKKSAFKMAYHLGLENPYLALKITHALENALENLKTCTSCNALSESEVCEICSDESRQNSQLCMVLHPRDVFILEDLKDFLGRYYVLNSIEEVDFNALEKRLIEENIKEIIFAFPPTLANDSLMLYIEDKLQHLHLTFTKIAQGVPTGVNFENIDSVSLSRAFNSRIKA, from the coding sequence ATGAATACTTATAAAAACAGCTTGAATCACTTTTTAAATTTAGTGGATTGTTTAGAAAAGATCCCCAATGTGGGTAAAAAGTCCGCCTTTAAAATGGCGTATCATTTGGGTTTGGAAAACCCTTATCTGGCGCTCAAAATCACGCACGCTTTAGAGAACGCGCTAGAAAACCTTAAAACATGCACATCTTGTAACGCGCTCAGTGAGAGTGAGGTTTGTGAGATTTGCTCTGATGAGAGTAGGCAAAATTCTCAGCTTTGCATGGTTTTACACCCAAGAGACGTGTTTATTTTAGAAGACTTAAAGGACTTTTTAGGGCGCTATTATGTGTTAAACTCTATAGAAGAAGTGGATTTTAACGCCCTAGAAAAACGCCTGATTGAAGAAAACATTAAAGAAATCATTTTTGCTTTCCCCCCCACTTTGGCTAACGATTCTCTAATGCTCTATATTGAAGATAAATTACAACACCTCCATCTCACTTTCACCAAAATCGCTCAAGGCGTGCCTACTGGAGTGAATTTTGAAAACATTGACTCAGTCTCGCTCTCAAGGGCGTTCAATTCAAGGATCAAAGCATGA